The following coding sequences lie in one Synechococcus sp. PCC 7336 genomic window:
- the def gene encoding peptide deformylase — MAVLPIYEYPDPILRLSAEPVTDFGTEFQQQVEDAIETLYSHRGAVGLAATQMGLLVRMFVMDLHPHQPESDIKVLVNPVITRSSRWKLAREGCLSFPQYLANVKRAKRLAVEGCDRYGNRFEWELEGFAAVVVQHELDHLDGVLMVDRIRSISRDLRLREAVVEPAGSSG; from the coding sequence GTGGCTGTTTTGCCCATTTACGAATATCCCGATCCGATTTTGCGGCTGTCTGCAGAGCCGGTGACGGATTTTGGTACCGAGTTTCAGCAGCAGGTGGAAGATGCGATCGAGACGCTGTATTCCCATCGGGGAGCGGTGGGGCTAGCGGCGACTCAAATGGGATTGTTGGTGCGGATGTTTGTGATGGATTTACACCCCCACCAGCCGGAGTCGGATATCAAGGTTTTGGTCAATCCCGTCATTACTCGCAGTTCTCGCTGGAAGCTGGCGCGGGAGGGCTGTTTGAGTTTTCCGCAGTATTTGGCGAATGTGAAGCGGGCAAAGCGGCTGGCGGTGGAGGGATGCGATCGCTATGGCAATCGGTTTGAGTGGGAGTTGGAGGGGTTTGCAGCGGTGGTGGTGCAGCACGAGCTGGATCATTTGGATGGGGTGTTGATGGTCGATCGGATTCGCAGTATTAGTCGCGATTTGCGCTTGCGGGAGGCAGTGGTGGAGCCTGCGGGATCTTCGGGCTAG
- a CDS encoding glycine cleavage system protein R: MSRFLISGFGRDRPGMVATVSKLLLDLGANLEDTSMTRLGGQFAMLMLLSDGDVPLSVEAIRAAIAARQGEFDAAGLHLLVSEIEDEEEEESATEPRYLIRVSGADRPGIVYGVTQFLADRGVNIVDVSSRRLQGSSRAVYLLLIEGVLPGGYAADRLERELSELQAQLGLEIQTEPVDVMTL; the protein is encoded by the coding sequence GTGAGCCGCTTTCTGATTAGTGGATTTGGCCGCGATCGCCCCGGTATGGTGGCGACGGTCAGCAAGCTCCTGCTCGATCTGGGAGCCAATCTGGAAGATACCTCCATGACTCGCTTGGGGGGGCAGTTTGCCATGCTGATGTTGCTCAGCGACGGGGATGTGCCGTTGAGTGTGGAGGCAATTCGAGCGGCGATCGCGGCTCGTCAAGGGGAGTTTGATGCGGCGGGCTTGCATTTGCTCGTCTCGGAGATTGAAGACGAGGAGGAGGAGGAGAGTGCCACAGAGCCTCGCTATTTAATTCGGGTATCGGGGGCCGATCGCCCCGGTATCGTCTACGGCGTCACGCAGTTTCTAGCCGATCGCGGCGTTAACATTGTGGATGTTTCCTCCCGCCGCCTGCAGGGGTCGTCGCGAGCAGTGTATTTATTGTTGATCGAGGGGGTGTTGCCTGGGGGGTATGCTGCAGATCGGCTAGAGCGGGAGTTGAGCGAGTTACAGGCTCAGTTGGGGTTAGAGATTCAGACTGAGCCGGTGGATGTGATGACGCTATAA
- a CDS encoding DNA-directed RNA polymerase subunit omega: MMNYISIEDSDLARRAEELIKASQNRYRITVQVANRAKRRRYDDADEVDDSMLKPVKRAVLEMSDELTEPEIIGD, encoded by the coding sequence ATAATGAATTACATTTCAATCGAAGATTCTGACTTAGCCCGCCGTGCAGAAGAATTAATCAAAGCCTCTCAAAACCGCTACCGCATTACCGTCCAAGTGGCCAATCGGGCCAAGCGCCGCCGTTACGATGATGCTGACGAGGTGGATGACAGCATGCTCAAACCGGTGAAACGGGCAGTGTTGGAAATGTCGGACGAGTTGACCGAACCCGAGATTATTGGGGACTAG
- the thiS gene encoding sulfur carrier protein ThiS has protein sequence MNLAVNGETQQIPNNLTMRQVLIYLKLEPRMVAVEYNGEILHRQHWDETVLAEGDRLEIVTMVGGG, from the coding sequence ATGAATTTAGCTGTGAACGGCGAGACTCAACAGATCCCCAACAACCTGACAATGCGTCAAGTCCTGATCTACCTCAAGCTAGAGCCCCGTATGGTGGCGGTGGAATACAACGGCGAGATTCTACATCGCCAGCATTGGGACGAGACGGTTTTGGCAGAGGGCGATCGGCTCGAAATTGTCACGATGGTAGGCGGAGGCTGA
- a CDS encoding thiamine phosphate synthase: protein MPPQKPEAIARILDANLDRAREGLRVLEDWFRFASEDRARAEDCKEMRQQLACWHGDRLRLARDTPNDPGTQLHPAAEARRTGVNHLLQANCSRVQEALRVLEEYAKLDNPQMAADCKQLRYRSYALENALMGGQLRDRLRQAPLYLITSPLPNWLEAVEGALEGGVRLVQYRHKTADYRTLRSEASALADLCHRFGAIAIVNDRVDLALDIGADGVHLGQTDMPVETARQMLGPHRLIGQSTTNGQEMQAALATSADYIGVGPVYATPTKAGKAPAGLEYVRLAAEKATVPWFAIGGINEQTLPEVVAAGARQVSVVRSLMAAPDPIQSARQMLQILASAPLSHASSQSHASSQSHDPARQSHPTGE from the coding sequence TTGCCCCCTCAGAAACCCGAGGCGATCGCCCGTATTTTAGATGCCAACCTCGATCGCGCCCGCGAAGGATTGCGCGTCTTGGAGGATTGGTTCCGCTTTGCCAGTGAAGATCGCGCCCGTGCTGAAGACTGCAAAGAGATGCGGCAGCAGCTAGCCTGCTGGCACGGCGATCGCCTGCGACTGGCCCGCGACACCCCCAACGATCCGGGCACGCAACTGCACCCCGCAGCCGAGGCTCGACGCACTGGAGTCAACCACTTACTACAGGCCAATTGCAGTCGCGTCCAAGAGGCCCTGCGGGTACTAGAGGAATATGCCAAGCTCGATAACCCCCAGATGGCTGCCGATTGCAAGCAACTGCGCTATCGCAGCTATGCCCTCGAAAACGCCCTGATGGGGGGGCAACTGCGCGATCGCCTGCGCCAAGCCCCACTTTACTTAATTACCTCCCCCCTCCCCAATTGGCTGGAAGCTGTGGAGGGGGCGCTAGAAGGAGGGGTGCGACTGGTGCAGTATCGTCACAAAACGGCAGATTACCGCACCCTCAGGTCCGAAGCTAGCGCGCTCGCAGATCTCTGCCATCGGTTTGGGGCGATCGCGATCGTCAACGATCGCGTCGATCTGGCCCTCGATATTGGGGCCGATGGCGTGCATTTGGGCCAGACTGACATGCCGGTCGAAACCGCCCGCCAAATGTTAGGCCCCCACCGCCTCATCGGCCAATCCACCACCAATGGGCAGGAAATGCAGGCGGCATTGGCGACATCGGCAGACTATATTGGCGTCGGTCCCGTCTACGCCACCCCCACCAAAGCAGGCAAAGCTCCCGCTGGCTTAGAATACGTTCGGCTCGCGGCAGAGAAAGCCACCGTGCCTTGGTTTGCCATTGGCGGCATTAACGAGCAAACCCTACCGGAAGTGGTGGCTGCAGGTGCCCGACAAGTGTCGGTGGTGCGATCGCTGATGGCAGCCCCAGATCCCATCCAATCGGCCCGCCAGATGCTGCAAATCTTGGCATCGGCCCCTCTCTCTCACGCCTCTTCTCAATCGCACGCCTCTTCTCAATCGCACGACCCAGCGAGACAGTCCCATCCCACGGGAGAATAG
- a CDS encoding DUF1565 domain-containing protein, protein MQRDWNGSNGSGGGIRCGWRAAIALGIGLLASFPIVAVLPVLAQSGDRGAISRATSARTVFVDVTRGSDSQGNGSQTAPLRTITAALRFALPGTTVQLAPGTYSAATGEVFPISIPTGVTLRGNESNYGEAHIIQGGGVFISPTLARQSIALLPQDGAEIRGVTVFNQGRRGYAIWLESTSPRIERNSLTGSIHDGVFMVGSSAPTIEDNRFYRNGANGITILGTSTPTIVNNLIQETGYGITAGGRSAPHITHNRISRNRSGLVLTGNTTPVLRSNVISENLEAGLVAIASAQPNLGTPTDPGNNRFEGNGELHIHNATRTQLVFAAHGNQIAELDKIEGQVSTGHSRNAADSGVAVPNLVAAEPLEAAPAATTATEAAPTATATPSDSTDEFRAVPFAPERTSQTARPDTPPLATDIPAPVPATQDVIAVASSPSNRYRIIVTPRNNDTLSQLQSLVSTATAAQLAGRNIFVAGQYTTRAETQQVLDRLTAAGYFATAQIVSDSDAES, encoded by the coding sequence ATGCAGCGGGATTGGAATGGGTCAAATGGATCTGGCGGAGGGATTCGATGCGGTTGGCGAGCGGCGATCGCGCTCGGCATAGGATTACTAGCTAGCTTCCCGATCGTCGCGGTGCTGCCAGTTTTGGCTCAAAGTGGCGATCGGGGGGCGATCTCGCGGGCCACATCTGCTCGGACTGTGTTTGTGGATGTGACGCGAGGCAGTGACAGCCAGGGTAATGGCTCGCAAACTGCGCCGCTGCGGACGATTACGGCTGCCCTGCGCTTCGCTCTACCCGGCACCACCGTTCAACTGGCTCCCGGCACCTACAGCGCCGCAACCGGAGAAGTGTTTCCGATCTCGATTCCGACGGGCGTGACGCTGCGAGGGAACGAAAGCAACTACGGCGAAGCCCACATTATTCAGGGGGGCGGCGTGTTTATCAGTCCCACGCTGGCTCGCCAAAGTATCGCTCTTTTGCCGCAGGATGGTGCGGAAATTCGCGGCGTGACGGTCTTCAATCAGGGTCGCCGGGGTTATGCCATTTGGTTGGAGTCCACCTCCCCCCGAATTGAGCGCAACAGTTTGACCGGCAGTATTCACGATGGCGTATTTATGGTGGGCAGTTCTGCCCCCACGATTGAAGACAATCGCTTCTATCGCAACGGTGCCAACGGCATTACGATTTTGGGCACCTCCACCCCCACGATCGTCAATAATCTCATCCAAGAAACTGGCTACGGCATTACCGCTGGCGGGAGATCGGCTCCCCACATCACCCACAACCGCATCTCCCGCAACCGCAGTGGTTTGGTGCTGACCGGCAATACTACTCCAGTGTTAAGAAGTAATGTTATTAGCGAAAACTTAGAGGCTGGCTTGGTGGCGATCGCCAGTGCTCAACCCAATTTGGGTACCCCGACCGATCCGGGCAATAACCGGTTCGAGGGCAATGGCGAACTGCACATCCACAATGCCACCCGCACCCAACTGGTGTTTGCAGCCCACGGCAACCAGATTGCAGAATTGGACAAAATTGAGGGTCAAGTGTCCACAGGTCATAGCCGTAATGCTGCAGATAGTGGCGTTGCTGTGCCCAATTTGGTGGCGGCTGAGCCGCTTGAGGCCGCTCCTGCCGCCACGACTGCGACAGAGGCTGCTCCGACAGCGACTGCCACACCCTCCGACAGCACCGACGAGTTCCGTGCTGTGCCCTTTGCCCCCGAGCGCACTTCGCAGACTGCCCGTCCAGACACTCCTCCCCTAGCTACTGACATTCCTGCCCCCGTGCCCGCCACCCAAGATGTGATTGCCGTTGCCAGCAGCCCCAGCAACCGCTACCGCATCATCGTCACCCCCCGTAACAATGACACCCTGAGTCAGTTGCAGTCATTGGTTTCTACTGCCACCGCCGCGCAATTGGCCGGTCGCAATATCTTCGTTGCCGGTCAATATACCACCCGAGCTGAAACTCAACAGGTGCTCGATCGCCTGACTGCAGCCGGTTACTTTGCCACTGCCCAGATTGTCAGCGATAGTGATGCCGAGTCCTGA
- a CDS encoding asparaginase — translation MDLERRTSSPSITVHLLREGIPESAHTAWAAVADARGRLLSVAGNGDSISFIRSSFKPFQALAALSSGAQERFELTDKDLAIMCGSHRGSMSHVRQVFSMLWRADLEAESLMCPVPKGQKSALFHNCSGKHAGFLMCCRIQGWSLLDYLDRNHPVQKLVRSHLSDLLKMPAEELLMARDDCGAPTYQLQLGQMATLYAQLSAGDRFDLETLTRAMIHQPEMVAGPGAFDTELMKVAGGELVSKSGAEGVQCVGRVGEGMGLAIKVADGSSRAKYAIALHLLRQLGWLSPATAEDLVEQFCQVGPYTRLQVDGNIRLS, via the coding sequence ATGGATCTCGAGCGTCGCACTTCGTCACCCTCCATTACCGTCCACCTATTGCGGGAAGGCATCCCTGAATCGGCCCATACTGCTTGGGCTGCCGTGGCGGATGCTCGCGGGCGACTGTTGTCGGTGGCCGGGAACGGCGATTCGATCTCGTTTATCCGCTCCTCGTTTAAACCCTTTCAAGCGCTGGCGGCCCTGTCTTCGGGGGCGCAGGAACGGTTTGAGCTGACAGATAAAGACCTGGCCATTATGTGCGGTTCCCATCGAGGCAGCATGTCCCACGTGCGCCAGGTGTTTTCGATGCTGTGGCGGGCGGATCTGGAGGCGGAAAGCCTGATGTGCCCGGTGCCCAAAGGGCAAAAGAGTGCCCTGTTTCACAATTGCTCTGGCAAGCACGCCGGTTTTTTGATGTGCTGCCGCATCCAGGGCTGGAGCTTGCTAGACTATCTCGATCGCAATCATCCGGTGCAGAAATTGGTGCGATCGCATCTCAGCGATCTACTCAAAATGCCCGCCGAAGAATTATTAATGGCGCGGGATGACTGCGGTGCCCCCACCTACCAGTTGCAACTGGGACAAATGGCCACCCTCTACGCCCAACTGTCTGCAGGCGATCGCTTCGATCTCGAAACCCTCACCCGCGCGATGATCCATCAACCCGAGATGGTGGCGGGGCCGGGGGCATTCGATACCGAGTTGATGAAGGTTGCGGGTGGGGAATTAGTCAGTAAGTCGGGCGCGGAGGGGGTGCAGTGCGTGGGCCGCGTCGGCGAGGGCATGGGGCTGGCGATTAAGGTGGCGGATGGCAGCAGTCGGGCTAAATACGCGATCGCCCTACACCTATTGCGCCAGTTGGGCTGGCTCTCTCCTGCCACTGCAGAAGATTTGGTCGAGCAATTTTGTCAGGTGGGACCGTACACGCGGCTGCAGGTGGATGGGAACATCCGGTTGAGCTGA
- a CDS encoding DUF3611 family protein gives MPTPPDQMRMRLRRAGKISFWVQAAIGVLSGIFWLVVLAAQIANGIQSFGSTIALWATLATLLTLAGNCLLTFRYWRGAETSRLKIVLYVSLIGAFVALISSAAQIGDLLSSLIFRQVLVARQEEWGLLLATINTNITLAHLSSLTAVLWIYGVLDRDRKSSR, from the coding sequence ATGCCCACGCCCCCCGACCAAATGCGAATGCGCCTGCGCCGAGCGGGAAAGATCAGCTTCTGGGTACAAGCAGCGATTGGCGTCCTGTCAGGAATCTTTTGGTTGGTGGTGCTCGCCGCCCAAATTGCCAACGGGATTCAATCTTTTGGCTCGACGATCGCGTTGTGGGCTACATTGGCCACCCTCCTGACCTTAGCGGGCAACTGCCTGTTAACCTTCCGCTACTGGAGAGGGGCAGAAACCAGTCGTCTGAAAATCGTGCTCTACGTCAGTTTGATTGGAGCCTTTGTGGCCCTGATTAGTTCTGCCGCCCAAATTGGCGATCTGCTATCCAGTTTGATCTTTCGCCAAGTCTTAGTGGCTCGCCAAGAAGAGTGGGGGCTACTATTAGCGACCATCAACACCAACATCACCCTGGCTCACTTGAGTAGCCTGACAGCAGTGCTGTGGATCTATGGCGTGCTCGATCGCGATCGCAAATCGAGCCGCTAG
- a CDS encoding murein hydrolase activator EnvC — translation MKADGFPHQRRLYEAAGDRLWNIWPRRGWGKAIAIVGLLLLWLAIFLQEPATAQTLDSLQQERQQIQQQVDAARARTHAAQHQENTARGHLWNLQSNLGVMQTRIDDNEFRLRKAEADLVRLTEQLKQSEEKLVQQKSSTSARLRYLQRQGQERWWALMLSSQDLNDFFDRRYYLKLLFESDRKLIGNLQDTAAKIERDRIALEEQKNEIALLSQQLAVEKQQLLQQASVQTQLVGRLQNQRAAYAAAQRRLEADSQRVASLIQQLTIQQNQASGGDRPQGTGRLQPPVSGPVTSRFGWRVHPIYRTRRLHTGIDYGVATGTPVRAADSGTVIYSGWYGGYGYTVIVNHGNGLTSLYAHNSGLTVAKDRPVTKGQTIARSGSTGLSTGPHVHFEVRRNGQPVNPADYF, via the coding sequence ATGAAAGCAGATGGATTTCCACATCAGCGGCGGTTGTATGAAGCTGCTGGCGATCGTCTCTGGAATATTTGGCCTCGAAGAGGCTGGGGTAAGGCGATCGCGATCGTGGGTTTACTCCTCCTCTGGCTGGCCATCTTTCTGCAGGAGCCTGCCACCGCCCAAACCCTCGATAGCCTGCAGCAGGAACGGCAACAGATCCAGCAACAGGTTGACGCCGCTAGAGCTCGCACGCACGCAGCGCAGCATCAGGAAAATACCGCTCGCGGCCACTTGTGGAATCTTCAGTCCAACTTGGGGGTAATGCAGACACGCATTGACGACAACGAATTTCGCCTGCGCAAGGCCGAAGCGGATCTGGTTCGCTTAACAGAGCAATTAAAACAATCTGAAGAAAAATTAGTCCAACAAAAATCCAGTACCTCCGCTCGCCTGCGCTACCTGCAGCGACAGGGACAAGAGCGCTGGTGGGCTCTGATGCTGAGCAGTCAGGATCTGAATGATTTTTTCGATCGCCGCTACTATCTCAAACTCCTGTTCGAGTCCGATCGCAAACTGATTGGTAACTTGCAAGACACGGCAGCAAAAATCGAACGCGATCGGATTGCCCTCGAAGAGCAGAAAAACGAAATTGCCTTGCTGTCTCAGCAACTGGCGGTGGAAAAACAGCAATTATTGCAGCAAGCCTCCGTGCAAACGCAACTGGTCGGTCGCTTGCAAAACCAACGGGCTGCCTATGCCGCCGCCCAACGCCGTTTGGAAGCGGATTCGCAGCGGGTTGCCAGTCTGATTCAGCAGTTGACGATCCAGCAAAATCAAGCCAGCGGAGGCGATCGCCCTCAGGGCACCGGTCGCCTGCAGCCCCCCGTTTCCGGTCCTGTGACCAGTCGGTTTGGCTGGCGCGTCCACCCCATCTACCGCACCCGCCGCCTGCACACTGGCATTGATTATGGCGTTGCCACCGGCACTCCCGTTCGAGCTGCCGATAGCGGCACGGTGATTTATTCCGGCTGGTACGGCGGCTACGGCTACACCGTCATTGTCAATCACGGCAACGGTCTGACCTCTCTGTACGCTCACAACAGCGGTCTGACAGTCGCCAAAGATCGGCCAGTCACCAAGGGACAAACGATCGCGCGATCGGGCTCCACCGGACTCTCCACCGGCCCCCACGTCCACTTTGAAGTGCGCCGCAACGGCCAGCCCGTCAATCCCGCCGACTACTTCTAG
- the gloB gene encoding hydroxyacylglutathione hydrolase, translating to MDVFRLPVLSDNYVFLLFDPSDRTAAVVDPAVAEPVLAKLQELDATLIAIFNTHHHFDHVGGNRDLLARYPDTVVYGSSVDRQRIPGIQVKLQDGDRVQFGGETAEVLFVPGHTRGHIAYYFPTAGHLFCGDTLFAGGCGRLFEGTPAQMLQSLDRLRHLPDTTQIWCAHEYTLKNLQFAITVDGDNTALQVRLRQVRQARSQNKPTIPSTIGLEKRTNPFLRWDCPALKTAAKIEEPNRVFARIRGMKDRF from the coding sequence ATGGACGTTTTTCGCTTGCCAGTGCTATCGGATAATTACGTGTTTCTGTTGTTCGATCCGAGCGATCGCACCGCTGCCGTCGTCGATCCCGCCGTTGCCGAGCCCGTCCTGGCCAAACTGCAGGAACTGGACGCCACACTCATCGCCATTTTCAACACCCACCACCACTTCGATCACGTGGGCGGCAATCGAGACTTGCTCGCGCGCTATCCCGACACCGTCGTGTACGGCAGCAGCGTCGATCGCCAGCGCATTCCGGGTATTCAGGTAAAATTGCAAGACGGCGATCGGGTGCAATTTGGCGGCGAAACGGCTGAAGTGCTCTTTGTTCCCGGCCACACTCGCGGCCACATCGCCTATTATTTCCCCACTGCGGGCCACTTGTTTTGCGGCGATACGCTGTTTGCGGGCGGCTGCGGGCGACTGTTTGAGGGCACGCCCGCCCAAATGCTGCAATCCCTCGATCGCCTGCGCCATTTACCCGACACCACCCAAATCTGGTGCGCTCACGAATATACGCTCAAAAATTTGCAATTTGCCATCACTGTCGATGGCGACAATACCGCCTTGCAAGTGCGCTTGCGCCAAGTACGGCAGGCGCGATCGCAAAACAAACCCACCATCCCCTCCACCATTGGCCTAGAAAAACGCACTAACCCCTTTCTGCGCTGGGATTGCCCAGCCCTCAAAACCGCCGCCAAGATCGAAGAACCCAACCGTGTTTTTGCCCGCATTCGCGGTATGAAGGATCGGTTTTAA
- a CDS encoding glycoside hydrolase family 3 N-terminal domain-containing protein has protein sequence MALTLQQQVAQMIVVRASGHLLDSQAGYPQWEWPREQLEPLIRQTGIGGVLLFGGTVADVALRIQQMQDWANLPLLVCADVEAGVGQRFAGGTKFPPAIAFSTLGERGVQWARQMGQIVASEAAALGINWLLAPVVDVQSNPDNPVIDIRAFGREPEQVSALAAAFIAGAQSAPVLTTAKHFPGHGDTSIDSHLNLPTLLHNRDRLEAVEWMPFQRAIAAGVSTIMSAHLMVPALDERWPASLSPAILNDVIRQQWHFSGPIVTDAMTMGAIANYPNSDTPLSGGELAVRAVEAGADIILMPPDPQAAITAICAAVENGQLSRQRIQQSLERILQAKHKVCDPKRMAPPSSGDLLSDRAIASPAVQPSPPAPLPLLADKPLSTSSSLNRLLVNTIASNTISGKTVTSNRPDSQILASKTAAPRSSATLCNIVSISNSVGTPSARQCANEIARAAIVSIRSENLPLQPEPNWLNWMWSDRWLGANYLSPTSPAIAAATAHSLPTLLADLDTPLSILTDALDRASGLVVQLFVQAGPFRGFGGLPPTAQHLLVERWEKVKAIVVYGSRSCSDRLTALSEPYDIPCLYAGDRRDIAQAEVASKLWGQAFVAPEARPEA, from the coding sequence ATGGCGCTCACACTACAGCAGCAAGTGGCCCAAATGATTGTGGTGCGGGCTTCAGGCCATTTACTCGACTCGCAGGCTGGGTATCCCCAGTGGGAATGGCCCCGAGAGCAACTGGAGCCCCTGATTCGGCAGACCGGCATTGGGGGCGTACTGCTGTTTGGGGGCACGGTGGCGGATGTGGCGCTGCGGATTCAACAGATGCAGGATTGGGCCAACCTGCCGCTGCTCGTCTGTGCCGACGTGGAGGCGGGGGTGGGGCAGCGGTTTGCGGGGGGGACGAAGTTTCCGCCCGCGATCGCCTTTTCGACCTTAGGCGAGCGGGGGGTGCAGTGGGCTCGCCAGATGGGACAAATTGTGGCCAGCGAGGCAGCGGCGCTGGGGATTAACTGGCTCTTAGCTCCCGTAGTGGACGTGCAGAGCAACCCCGATAACCCCGTCATCGACATTCGTGCCTTTGGCCGCGAGCCCGAGCAGGTCTCTGCCCTGGCCGCCGCATTTATTGCCGGAGCGCAGTCCGCTCCAGTTCTCACCACCGCCAAACACTTCCCCGGCCACGGCGACACCAGCATCGATTCCCATCTGAACCTGCCCACCCTACTCCACAACCGAGACCGCCTCGAAGCTGTCGAGTGGATGCCCTTTCAGCGAGCGATCGCCGCTGGCGTCAGCACCATCATGAGTGCGCATTTAATGGTGCCGGCATTGGACGAGCGCTGGCCGGCCAGCCTATCTCCTGCCATCCTCAATGATGTCATTCGCCAACAATGGCATTTTTCCGGCCCGATCGTGACGGACGCCATGACCATGGGGGCGATCGCCAACTACCCCAACTCCGACACCCCCCTATCCGGCGGGGAGTTAGCCGTTCGCGCGGTTGAAGCCGGAGCTGACATCATTCTGATGCCCCCCGATCCGCAAGCGGCCATTACCGCCATTTGTGCAGCAGTAGAGAACGGCCAACTCTCTCGCCAGCGCATTCAGCAATCGCTCGAGCGAATTTTGCAGGCCAAACACAAGGTGTGCGATCCCAAACGTATGGCTCCTCCGAGCAGCGGCGATCTGCTCTCCGATCGGGCGATCGCCTCCCCAGCCGTACAGCCCAGCCCCCCAGCTCCCCTGCCACTGCTCGCCGACAAGCCCCTCTCCACCTCCAGCAGCCTCAATCGCCTGCTCGTCAACACTATCGCCAGCAATACAATTAGCGGCAAAACAGTGACCAGCAACAGACCTGATAGCCAGATACTTGCTAGCAAAACTGCCGCCCCCCGCTCATCCGCCACCCTTTGCAACATTGTCAGCATTAGTAACAGTGTCGGCACCCCCTCCGCCCGTCAATGTGCGAACGAGATCGCCCGCGCCGCCATCGTCTCGATTCGCAGCGAAAATTTGCCACTGCAGCCCGAGCCAAACTGGCTCAATTGGATGTGGAGCGATCGCTGGCTCGGGGCCAACTATCTCTCCCCCACCAGTCCGGCGATCGCCGCTGCCACAGCCCACAGCCTTCCTACGCTGCTAGCCGATCTCGACACCCCCCTCTCCATCCTGACCGACGCCCTCGATCGCGCTTCTGGCTTGGTGGTCCAATTGTTTGTGCAGGCTGGTCCCTTCCGGGGCTTTGGGGGATTGCCCCCCACCGCTCAACACCTGCTGGTGGAGCGCTGGGAAAAGGTGAAGGCCATTGTGGTGTATGGCAGTCGCAGTTGTAGCGATCGCCTGACGGCCCTCTCGGAACCCTACGACATTCCCTGTCTGTATGCGGGCGATCGACGGGATATCGCGCAGGCAGAAGTTGCCTCGAAACTGTGGGGGCAGGCGTTTGTGGCGCCGGAAGCTCGCCCAGAAGCTTAG